The Quadrisphaera sp. DSM 44207 genome window below encodes:
- a CDS encoding HAD-IIA family hydrolase, which translates to MTDAQRALHADHDLLLLDLDGVVYVGPHAVPGAVQALAAVTRDGAVTGYATNNASRTPQEVAAHLGSLGVPVQPEQVTTSSQAAALLVRERLGSGARVLPVGGPGVRAALLEAGLVPVGAPEERPDAVVQGFGRQVGWTDLADAAVAVRAGALWVATNTDPTLPTERGPAPGNGSLVGAVRNAVDVDPLVAGKPEPGLFASAARRAAAAAPLVVGDRLDTDVAGAHRAGMASLLVLTGVSTPLEALLAPAHQRPEHVGADLGALLQPPARAEREGDWWRCGPAVARVADRVVTASLDDSAAPRGPASTEDLLALLRAACAAVRDAEGRDAAAPADGAAAPGNGVAALHVDGALVRALELLRARCTARG; encoded by the coding sequence GTGACTGACGCGCAGCGCGCGCTGCACGCCGATCACGACCTGCTCCTCCTCGACCTCGACGGGGTCGTCTACGTCGGCCCCCACGCCGTTCCGGGAGCCGTGCAGGCCCTCGCGGCCGTCACCCGGGACGGGGCGGTCACCGGGTACGCCACGAACAACGCCTCCCGCACCCCGCAGGAGGTGGCGGCGCACCTGGGCTCCCTCGGCGTCCCGGTGCAGCCGGAGCAGGTGACCACGTCCTCTCAGGCGGCGGCGCTGCTGGTGCGCGAGCGGCTCGGGTCTGGCGCGCGGGTGCTGCCCGTCGGGGGCCCGGGGGTGCGGGCGGCGCTGCTGGAGGCGGGCCTGGTGCCGGTCGGTGCGCCGGAGGAGCGCCCGGACGCCGTGGTGCAGGGCTTCGGCCGCCAGGTGGGGTGGACCGACCTCGCCGACGCCGCCGTCGCGGTGCGCGCCGGTGCGCTGTGGGTGGCCACGAACACCGACCCGACCCTGCCGACCGAGCGCGGCCCGGCTCCGGGGAACGGGTCCCTGGTCGGCGCCGTCCGCAACGCGGTGGACGTCGACCCGCTGGTCGCCGGCAAGCCCGAGCCGGGGCTGTTCGCCTCCGCGGCGCGCCGCGCCGCGGCGGCCGCGCCGCTGGTGGTGGGCGACCGCCTGGACACGGACGTCGCCGGGGCGCACCGCGCCGGGATGGCGTCCCTGCTGGTGCTCACCGGGGTGTCCACGCCGCTGGAGGCGCTGCTGGCGCCGGCGCACCAGCGCCCCGAGCACGTCGGCGCGGACCTCGGCGCGCTCCTGCAGCCGCCCGCCCGCGCCGAGCGGGAGGGGGACTGGTGGCGCTGCGGCCCGGCCGTCGCGCGCGTCGCCGACCGGGTCGTCACCGCCTCGCTGGACGACTCCGCGGCCCCGCGAGGCCCGGCGTCGACGGAGGACCTGCTCGCCCTGCTGCGGGCGGCCTGCGCCGCCGTCCGGGACGCCGAGGGCCGGGACGCCGCAGCCCCGGCGGACGGCGCCGCAGCCCCGGGGAACGGCGTCGCGGCCCTGCACGTCGACGGCGCGCTGGTGCGCGCGCTGGAGCTGCTGCGGGCGCGCTGCACCGCCCGCGGCTGA